A portion of the Leptospira noumeaensis genome contains these proteins:
- a CDS encoding dolichyl-phosphate-mannose--protein mannosyltransferase produces the protein MKITFLYLSYIFLLGAQFLPTKLWFFPGERITYISLSIFFILVQSIFLMGISKNSHLAEKLKKHIPSNWIIGFVFFIFLVLFPIRNMDWGDGLLLLETNLLETKLFGFQFTLDEIWETILHSQVSNFLSYLGFSDDPRISYTFLSQLAGIGMIFGFLWTAKEKNKSNSFSILVLLASGGILLTFGYAENYTLVTGCHLLLYIFVSKYVKNPNDTDLLLYGSTALVALSMLFHLVSGYLVLLLIYLWYFHSPKEKKLKHLFICGLIGFGILLPWFSYFLFFHDPSIDRNSTHLIHPPFYPKNRLLSSNHLKEILSVLYWNASIATLFLLYQFFFSKNEWKVFVKRPETKVILVSILAFFLHGFFHNPQLGFPADWDLMGFYWLPITFLAHQFWIESKEISIEWIPNFLFGTTIVIFSGFTLNQPNPNREQLWETTKQTIQSYVTENKTYINNLPKEDKKFFAKGDFLFYKGEVITNKLCDFPEKQEIIRKMKLHRVDWKKGFEDGSFKSKDSLGLFLKEATKTNIEYIKSLEANKICHPML, from the coding sequence ATGAAAATAACCTTCTTATACCTTTCTTATATTTTCCTACTGGGAGCTCAATTTTTGCCTACAAAACTTTGGTTTTTCCCGGGCGAAAGGATTACATACATTTCTTTATCTATTTTTTTCATTTTAGTCCAATCCATTTTTTTAATGGGGATATCGAAAAACAGTCATTTGGCGGAAAAATTAAAAAAACACATTCCCTCCAATTGGATCATTGGTTTTGTATTTTTTATTTTTTTGGTTTTATTTCCCATTCGGAATATGGATTGGGGTGATGGCCTTCTCCTTCTTGAAACCAACCTTTTAGAAACCAAACTTTTTGGCTTTCAGTTCACATTGGATGAAATTTGGGAAACAATCCTTCATAGTCAAGTTTCCAATTTTCTATCCTATTTGGGTTTTTCCGATGACCCAAGAATTTCTTATACATTTTTATCCCAACTCGCGGGGATCGGAATGATTTTTGGTTTTCTCTGGACTGCAAAAGAAAAAAACAAATCCAACTCTTTTTCCATTCTCGTCTTACTTGCATCAGGTGGAATATTACTCACATTTGGATATGCCGAAAACTATACATTGGTCACTGGTTGCCATTTATTACTTTATATTTTTGTTTCTAAATATGTAAAAAACCCAAATGACACCGACCTTTTGTTATACGGATCGACTGCTCTCGTTGCCCTTTCCATGTTATTCCATTTGGTATCCGGATATTTGGTTCTTTTATTAATTTATTTATGGTATTTTCATTCACCAAAAGAAAAGAAATTAAAACATTTATTCATTTGTGGGCTGATAGGTTTTGGAATCCTCCTGCCTTGGTTCAGTTACTTTCTTTTTTTCCACGATCCTTCGATTGATAGAAATAGTACACATTTAATCCATCCGCCTTTTTATCCCAAAAACCGATTGTTATCTTCCAATCATTTGAAAGAAATTCTATCTGTTTTGTATTGGAATGCTTCGATCGCTACGTTATTTTTACTATATCAGTTTTTCTTTTCTAAAAATGAATGGAAGGTTTTTGTAAAGAGGCCAGAAACAAAGGTAATTTTAGTTTCCATCCTAGCATTTTTTCTACATGGATTTTTCCACAATCCTCAATTGGGTTTCCCTGCGGATTGGGATTTGATGGGATTTTATTGGTTACCCATTACATTCCTTGCCCATCAGTTTTGGATCGAGTCAAAGGAAATATCTATTGAATGGATTCCAAATTTTTTATTTGGAACTACCATTGTAATTTTTTCCGGATTCACCTTAAACCAACCAAACCCAAACAGGGAACAACTTTGGGAAACCACAAAACAGACAATTCAAAGTTATGTGACTGAAAACAAAACATACATAAACAATCTTCCCAAAGAGGATAAAAAGTTTTTTGCAAAAGGAGATTTTTTATTTTATAAAGGCGAAGTGATTACAAATAAACTTTGTGATTTCCCAGAAAAACAAGAGATCATTCGAAAAATGAAACTACACAGAGTCGATTGGAAAAAAGGATTCGAAGATGGAAGTTTCAAATCCAAAGATTCACTCGGTTTATTTTTAAAAGAAGCTACAAAAACAAATATCGAATATATTAAATCTCTAGAAGCAAATAAGATATGTCATCCGATGCTTTAG